Proteins encoded in a region of the Petrotoga mexicana DSM 14811 genome:
- a CDS encoding Rpn family recombination-promoting nuclease/putative transposase gives MYKTKIKEQDGYIYILMEHKSYIEGKVWKG, from the coding sequence TTGTACAAAACAAAGATAAAAGAACAAGATGGCTACATATACATTCTGATGGAACACAAAAGCTACATTGAAGGGAAAGTATGGAAGGGGTGA
- a CDS encoding tetratricopeptide repeat protein, which produces MSDKKWFNKGAKAGKVEKREKLLKTYEKAIEVISKYAVTLFIKGFELSELGRHKKALKTYKKIIKLFPQLDVAWFYKGFELSKLGRHKKALKAYEKAIEIYPQYAEAWSNKGVALSELGRHKDALKAHKKAIEINPQFALAYTNLGELFFKLGNLKKASENVEKALKIESDLVPALNLQGRIKIEEKDYDAASESFKLAMSLDGANPVHFLWDTYTNYLKIGFNLDSEYKKYQEEVATIIRNLEKMNETLSKNQKQEKEMRAYVLYFLGHFYLKSNDILTAKEKLQECIKLKSKSSIKAPARELLGNIWNYRIKPPWWRWWLNSPLYRWPKRFGFSILLLLIFALLLLHPFIPGWFPSLQINWSLYVFLIVLLIIILFLPNIKRIQIKGIEVELQSPPPYEPVLSPTVMEEIMKEIEAKYTKLE; this is translated from the coding sequence ATGAGTGATAAGAAATGGTTCAACAAAGGTGCTAAAGCTGGCAAAGTTGAGAAACGTGAAAAGCTACTAAAGACTTACGAGAAAGCTATCGAGGTAATTTCAAAGTATGCCGTAACCTTGTTTATTAAAGGTTTTGAACTTAGCGAGCTTGGGAGACATAAAAAAGCACTAAAGACTTACAAAAAAATCATCAAGTTATTTCCCCAGCTTGACGTAGCCTGGTTCTACAAAGGTTTTGAACTTAGCAAGCTTGGGAGACACAAAAAAGCGCTAAAGGCTTACGAGAAAGCAATCGAGATATATCCACAGTATGCCGAAGCCTGGTCCAACAAAGGTGTTGCACTTAGCGAACTCGGGAGACACAAAGATGCACTAAAGGCCCACAAAAAAGCCATAGAGATAAATCCACAGTTTGCCTTGGCATACACCAACTTAGGAGAACTATTTTTTAAACTTGGGAATCTTAAAAAAGCTTCTGAAAATGTTGAAAAGGCACTCAAGATAGAGAGCGATCTTGTACCTGCATTGAATTTACAAGGCAGAATCAAAATTGAAGAAAAAGACTATGATGCTGCAAGTGAATCCTTTAAACTGGCAATGTCTTTGGATGGAGCTAATCCAGTACATTTCCTCTGGGATACTTATACCAACTATCTTAAGATAGGATTCAATTTGGATTCAGAATATAAAAAGTATCAAGAAGAAGTCGCCACAATCATAAGAAACCTGGAAAAGATGAATGAAACGTTGTCGAAAAACCAAAAACAGGAAAAAGAGATGAGGGCGTATGTCCTGTATTTTTTAGGGCACTTCTACCTTAAAAGTAATGATATCTTAACAGCAAAAGAAAAACTTCAAGAATGTATCAAATTAAAATCAAAATCCTCAATAAAGGCACCCGCTCGTGAATTGCTCGGCAATATTTGGAACTATCGGATTAAGCCACCCTGGTGGCGCTGGTGGTTAAATTCCCCTTTATATCGCTGGCCTAAGAGGTTCGGATTTTCCATTCTTTTACTGCTTATTTTTGCATTGTTGCTGCTTCACCCATTTATTCCTGGGTGGTTTCCTTCTCTTCAAATAAACTGGTCTCTTTATGTATTTCTTATTGTACTTTTAATAATTATCCTTTTTTTACCAAACATAAAACGCATTCAGATAAAAGGTATTGAAGTAGAACTACAATCTCCTCCCCCCTATGAGCCTGTTCTATCTCCTACGGTAATGGAAGAAATAATGAAGGAAATAGAAGCAAAATATACGAAATTAGAATAA
- a CDS encoding Rpn family recombination-promoting nuclease/putative transposase: MSNPIKDSIFKELFEDRTVFYDFLKAFLPREITKQIKETDLKREQTELIGKDFSVKRSDILYKIEKGNAPKGVQGNGQDIYIYLLLEHQSKVDQLMAFRMLAYKLRIWERYVNSHKKESEQKGFKLPVIIGMVFYDGKAKWTSPMDVKDKITEIKNMEEYLIKANYELINLSNIKEETIINMKKALGVILLTDKPNVRVKNAEELLKIINEEIISKLPEEEKEKFNKHRNAFIELFGKRTDYKEIEERFEELKEMEVPKMFNTLEEIAKRDREKAKLEGVKEGERKGKIEGEKEFAIRILSKRFGNQLTEEIKDKIRKADEKTIDYIGDNLLEITIEELKEILK, from the coding sequence ATGTCTAATCCAATAAAAGATTCCATATTCAAAGAATTATTTGAAGACAGAACCGTATTCTATGACTTCCTAAAAGCCTTTCTACCAAGAGAGATAACAAAACAAATAAAAGAAACAGATTTAAAACGTGAACAAACTGAACTAATAGGCAAAGACTTCTCCGTAAAAAGATCGGACATACTATACAAGATAGAAAAAGGAAACGCCCCGAAGGGGGTTCAAGGAAACGGTCAAGATATATACATATACTTATTGTTAGAGCATCAAAGTAAAGTTGACCAATTGATGGCATTCAGGATGTTGGCATACAAGTTAAGAATATGGGAACGATATGTGAATAGTCACAAAAAAGAATCAGAGCAAAAAGGATTCAAACTACCAGTCATAATAGGGATGGTCTTTTACGATGGAAAAGCGAAATGGACATCACCAATGGACGTAAAAGACAAGATAACAGAGATAAAAAACATGGAAGAATACTTAATAAAAGCAAATTATGAACTAATAAATTTAAGTAATATAAAAGAAGAAACGATAATAAACATGAAGAAGGCACTAGGGGTAATCTTATTAACGGACAAACCAAACGTAAGGGTAAAAAATGCGGAAGAGTTGCTAAAGATTATAAATGAAGAGATAATATCAAAGTTGCCGGAAGAAGAAAAAGAGAAATTTAATAAACACAGAAACGCATTCATAGAACTGTTCGGAAAGAGGACAGATTACAAAGAGATAGAAGAAAGGTTCGAAGAGCTAAAAGAAATGGAGGTGCCAAAAATGTTTAACACATTAGAAGAGATAGCAAAAAGAGACAGAGAAAAGGCTAAATTGGAAGGTGTAAAAGAAGGAGAAAGAAAAGGAAAAATTGAAGGTGAAAAAGAGTTTGCAATTAGAATATTAAGCAAAAGGTTCGGTAACCAACTAACTGAAGAAATAAAAGATAAGATAAGAAAAGCAGACGAAAAAACGATAGATTACATAGGAGACAACTTGTTAGAAATAACCATAGAAGAACTAAAAGAAATATTGAAATAA
- a CDS encoding UvrD-helicase domain-containing protein: MSDYIDLKNFISKRKSLLIAPAGCGKTYTIAECLKYTEGVHLILTHTHAGVASLKEKIKEKGIKTNKYRVETIDSYAQKYVNAFYCRNDVPEQDSKDYFPFIIEKAFELVKIKPISDVIKLTYAGLFVDEYQDCAKNQHKFIMALSEILPTHVLGDPLQGIFSFREQKLVDFDEDLKGFEKFDLKEPWRWKNTNPELGICLMKIRKKLENKEDIDLNTFKDAIEVVHINEEDISKPHTNYNKKIWDLLNESNLLIIHPESRSINTRIKIIKNFENRIYLVEAIDDKDFYKFSKNFDKSTPDNIYKIIYDFISTKAIFKKTGIENWFNKKSLKQKKNEKDREKIEPIRKNLEKLQNKISFLLIAQTLKQIKNLPGVLCYRKELFNDLCKALEEAEYNNTSVYESMKKIKNRKRKIGRKIEGKCIGTTLLVKGLEFDTVAVLNAHKFEDPKNLYVALTRASHKLIVFTNSSILSPYSKQRNVN, encoded by the coding sequence ATGAGTGACTATATAGATTTGAAAAATTTTATTTCTAAAAGGAAAAGTCTGTTAATTGCTCCAGCTGGTTGTGGCAAAACTTATACTATCGCAGAATGTTTAAAATATACGGAAGGAGTGCATTTAATACTAACTCACACTCATGCAGGAGTTGCTTCACTTAAAGAAAAAATTAAAGAGAAAGGTATTAAAACTAATAAATACAGAGTTGAAACTATTGATAGTTATGCTCAAAAATACGTTAATGCTTTTTACTGTCGAAACGATGTTCCTGAACAAGACAGTAAAGATTATTTCCCTTTCATTATTGAAAAAGCATTTGAGTTAGTGAAAATAAAGCCAATAAGTGATGTTATTAAATTAACATATGCAGGTTTATTTGTTGATGAATATCAGGATTGTGCAAAAAATCAACACAAATTTATAATGGCATTATCAGAAATTTTACCAACTCATGTATTAGGTGACCCTTTACAAGGAATATTTAGTTTTCGAGAACAGAAATTGGTAGATTTTGATGAGGATTTAAAGGGTTTTGAAAAATTTGATTTGAAGGAACCTTGGAGATGGAAAAATACAAATCCTGAATTGGGAATATGTTTAATGAAAATAAGAAAGAAATTAGAGAACAAAGAAGATATAGATTTGAATACATTTAAAGATGCTATTGAAGTTGTACATATTAATGAAGAAGATATTTCTAAACCACATACTAATTATAATAAAAAAATCTGGGATTTGCTTAATGAAAGCAACCTCTTGATAATTCACCCAGAAAGTAGAAGTATAAATACAAGAATAAAAATAATAAAGAATTTTGAAAATCGGATTTATTTAGTTGAAGCGATTGATGATAAAGACTTCTATAAATTTTCAAAGAATTTTGATAAAAGCACTCCTGATAATATTTATAAAATAATTTATGATTTTATTTCTACGAAGGCAATATTTAAAAAAACAGGAATTGAGAATTGGTTTAATAAAAAATCATTGAAACAGAAAAAGAATGAGAAAGATAGAGAGAAAATAGAACCAATAAGAAAGAATTTAGAAAAATTACAAAATAAAATCTCTTTTTTACTTATTGCTCAAACTTTAAAGCAAATTAAAAATCTTCCAGGGGTATTGTGTTATAGAAAAGAATTATTTAACGATTTATGTAAAGCATTAGAAGAAGCGGAATATAATAACACATCTGTATATGAATCTATGAAAAAAATAAAGAACAGAAAGCGAAAAATAGGAAGAAAAATTGAAGGAAAATGCATAGGAACTACCTTATTAGTTAAAGGATTAGAATTTGACACTGTTGCGGTCTTAAATGCACATAAATTCGAAGATCCTAAAAATTTATATGTTGCTTTAACAAGAGCTTCTCACAAATTGATAGTTTTTACAAATAGTTCAATTCTATCGCCGTATTCTAAACAGAGAAATGTAAATTAG